GGACATGCTTAAAGAGCCTTCATACGACGTATTCAAGAAGTTTGACATCTCGGACATCGTGGGGGTCACGGGCCGTGTTTTTAAAACGAAGACCGGGGAGCTCACGGTGCTCGCCGAGCGCGTAGCACTCCTTACCAAATCCCTGCGCCCCTTGCCGGAAAAATGGCATGGACTCACAGACGTGGAGGAGCGGTACCGCAAAAGATACCTCGATCTCATTGTCAACGAAAAGGCCCGTCACGTCTTTGAAAAACGAGCGCAGATCGTAGATTTTATCCGACGCTATTTTGTGCAAAGGGACTTCATGGAGGTTGAGACGCCCATGATGCAGCCGTCTCCCGGCGGCGCCGTGGCCAAGCCTTTCGTGACCCACCACAATACCCTCGACATGGACCTCTATCTGAGGATTGCCCCTGAGCTCTACCTCAAGCGTCTCGTGGTGGGAGGTTTTGAACGGGTTTTCGAGATCAACAGGAATTTCCGCAACGAGGGTATTTCGGTGCGACACAACCCCGAATTTACCATGCTCGAGTTCTATCAGGCCTACGCCAGTTACGAAGATCTCATGGACATGACCGAGGACATGATGTCTTCGCTCGTTGAAGAGCTCTTCGGAACCACAACCATCACGTATAACGGGCACGAGATCGCCTTCGGCAGGCCATGGAAAAGGATAACCATGGAAGAAGCCCTGAAAGAGGCCCTGAAAGAGGCCGAGCCCTTCGATCCGGCACTGCTTGATGATCGGGGAAAGCTATCGGGATACGCCAAACACCTGGGCGTCGAAGACGCCGAAAGCCTCTCTCGAGGCAAGCTTATCGAGGCCATTTTCGAGGAACTCTGTGAGAAGAAGCTGACTCAACCGACCTTCATTACGCGCTATCCCGTAGAGGTCTCTCCCCTTGCCAAACGGAACAGAGAGAACCCCGATGTGACGGAGCGTTTCGAGCTGTATATCGCGGGCATGGAGATCGCCAACGGGTTTAACGAGCTCAACGATCCCGAAGACCAGAAACAAAGATTTATGGACCAGATCAAGGACAGGGAAGAAGGGGCTGCCCTTGACGAGGATTATATCATGGCGCTCGAGTACGGGCTGCCGCCGACCGCTGGGGAAGGCATCGGTATTGACCGGCTGGCCATGGTGCTTACTGACAGTCCTTCTATACGCGAAGTAATCCTTTTTCCCCTTTTGCGCCCATAGCTAATGCCGAATCGGACTTCTTCATACAATCTCGTTGCCTGCGTCGTCGCACTCCTCGACGTACCTGAAAGTACGCCTGCGTCGGCTCCTTCTTGTCGCCTCATTCTATTTTGAAATCCGAATCGGCAAATAACCGCGGCAACCACGAGGGGTCTGTGAAAATCATAGCAATTGACAGAAATGAGATAGGACTCATTAAGCCGCTGTGGGAGAAGCTGAACGCCCATCATCTCGCCGCATCGAGACACTTCAAAGAGCACTATGCCAAGTTTACCTTTGAAAAACGCATGGAGGACCTGAAAAAGCGCGATCGCCTCATCGCCTATGTGGCGCAGGACAATGGTGAAAACATCGGCTATTGCGTGGCGAGCGTTGACGCGCTGAACGGGGAAATTGATTCTCTTTTTGTGGAGGAGGCATACAGGGGAAAGGGGGTCGGCGAAAAACTTGCCTCTTCCGCCCTGATATGGCTTGAGGAAAAGCGTTGCGTCACAAAGAGGGTATCAATAGCCGAGGGTAATGAGGACGCGCTTAAATTCTACAAAAGATTCGGCTTCGCAAAAAGGCTCACGGTGATGCAAATGAGGGACCGTGCTGCAAAGAGAAAGATATCCGACAAGCTGCTCCCTTGAAGGAAAAAGATCACCACGATGGGGAAGACCTCCACACCCTCTAACATCTAAATAATAGAGTCTGTAAAATAGAGCGCCACAAAATGCAAAACCCCATGTAAAAAAAAGATAATACGTATTCTATTGCTCTCATCGAGGAGGCGAATGAAACGATTTCGAGATCGCGATCTGCGAGCTAAAGCAGGGCGTTGCCGGCCTTTCCTTGAAAGCCAGTCCCGCATATGATAAGACATTAGAAACATGGATTTCGAAACGACCATAGGGCTCAGGTACCTGCGTTCCAAGCGCAAAGAGGCCTTCATATCCTTTACCACATGGATTGCTGTTGTCGGCATTGCCATCGGCGTGACGGCGCTCATTATCGTCATAGCCGTGATGACGGGGTTTCAGGATGAAATCCGTGAGCGCATACTCGGCATCAATCCTCACATCCTCGTTTTAAACTTAAACGGGGAAATCAGGGAGCCGCAGAGGATTGTCGAACAGATAAAAAGCGTGAAAGGCGTCTCACATGCCTTTCCCTTCATCACCTTTCAGGCCATGGCTGAGAGCAACAGGCAGCTCGCCGGTGTGGCGGTGAAAGGGCTCAATCCCGCGGATGTGAAATTCCTGGGGAGCATGGTCAAAGAGGGGAGCATCGAGGCGCTCGGCGTGAAGTCAGATGTGCTCATCGGAAAGGAACTGGCCAAAAGTCTCGGTCTGTTCAGAGGGGACAGCCTCACCCTCATGGTCCCGCTTGGCGGCTATTCACCCATGGGCGCAATGCCGGAAACGGTCCGCGTGCGCGTGGGCGGAATCTTCGAGACGGGCATGTATGATGTGGACAATACCCTCGTGATCATGTCCTTGAGCGACGTGGAAAGCATCATGGGCATCGGCGCCACGGGCATCGAGGTCAAACTCGACGATGTCTACAAGGCCGACGAAGCGAGAAGAGAAATCCTAAAAAGGGTTGGCAGCCAGTACTTTGCCAGAACCTGGGTGGAGATGAACAGAAATCTCTTCTCTGCGCTGAAACTTGAAAAGCTCATGATGTATATTATCCTTGCGCTCATTATTCTTGTGGCGAGCTTCAATATCATCAGCTCTCTTATTATGACGGTAATGGAGAAGAAAAAGGACATCGCCATTCTCAAATCCATAGGCACAAAGAAGCAGAGCATCATGAAGATTTTCATGGTCGAAGGCATAACTATCGGGGTGATAGGAGCTGTAATGGGCTCCTTGGGCGGATATGTCGGCTGTCTTATTATCAAATATACGAACCTCTTCAAACTGCCTCAGGACATCTACTACATTACAAAACTGCCCGCAAAGATAGGCGTTTTTGACATCCTCTTCATCGCCCTTATCACTGCGGTTATTTGTGTGCTCGCAACTATCTATCCTTCGTATAAGGCATCGAAGATCGACCCCGTGGAGACTCTCAGGTATGAGTGATCAGATTCTTCGCACGACTGAGCTTAAAAAGGTCTTTCACAAAGACAACGTAGAAGTTCAGGTCCTCAAGGGCATCGACTTCTCCGCCGACACAGGCGATTTCATCACCATTATGGGTCCTTCCGGGGCGGGCAAGAGCACGTTTCTCCATATCCTCGGCGCCCTGGATCGTGCAACATCCGGGGAGGTCTACTTCAGGGACAAAAATATCCGTGAATACTCGGAAGATGAAGAAAGCGTCTTCAGGAACCAGAAGGTCGGATTTATTTTTCAGTTCTACCATCTTCTCCAGGACTTCAACGTGATCGAAAATATCATGATGCCGCTTCTCATCAAAAGGGTGAGTGAGACCGATGCCATCCGGAAAGCTGAAGAATTCCTCGCTGTGGTGGGCTTAGAGGACAGGCGCACCCATAAGCCGGGCGAGCTCTCCGGCGGAGAGCAGCAGCGCGTAGCCATCGCACGCGCGCTCGTGAACGAACCGGAACTGATCCTCGCCGACGAACCTACCGGGAACCTGGACCGCAAAACCGGTCATGAAGTCCTCGATTACATCCTCTCGGTGAACAAAAGGCTTTCGTCAACCCTCATACTTGTGACTCATGATCCTGAAATAGGCGCCTTCGGCGCCAAGCGGTACAGGATGGTCGACGGAGAATTGTCCCTCGCGTAAAACTGGTGGTGGCTCACGGGTCTCGCCCGCTACCCGGTAGTGCCATGCCTTGACATACGGCGCCGTCATAGTTTAGTCTTAGCCTATGGCCCGGCCGCTACGCATCGAATATGCAAACGCCCTGTACTACATAACATCTAAGGGCAATGAGAAACGGAGTATCTTTGTCACGGAGAAGGATTACCAAAGATTCAAAGAATGCTTGAAGGAAGCAGAAGACAGATACGGCTTTGTGATTCATTGTTATGTCCTGTTGAAGAAGGAATATCATCTCATCGCAGGGACCCCGAAGGCCAACCTGAGTAATGTAATGCACCACATTAACGGATCGTATGCCGCGTACTTTAATCAAAGAAAGCACCGAAGGGGCCATTTGTTTCGGGGAAGGTTCAAGGCTGTTCTCATAGACCCCGACAACTATATCCTCGAGCTGAGCCGGTACCTCCACCTCATGCCTGTCAAGGCGAATGTTGTGAAGAGGCCGGAACGGTATCGCTTCAGCAGTTATAAGTCGTACATTTACAAGACGAGAGA
This sequence is a window from Syntrophorhabdaceae bacterium. Protein-coding genes within it:
- the lysS gene encoding lysine--tRNA ligase encodes the protein MEPINELVAIRKEKEEALKKLGIETYPQDRGPYITTTEVGKRFGDMSHDELEKVLETVSVAGRIMAFRDFGKSTFIHIQDRRGKIQIYVRKDMLKEPSYDVFKKFDISDIVGVTGRVFKTKTGELTVLAERVALLTKSLRPLPEKWHGLTDVEERYRKRYLDLIVNEKARHVFEKRAQIVDFIRRYFVQRDFMEVETPMMQPSPGGAVAKPFVTHHNTLDMDLYLRIAPELYLKRLVVGGFERVFEINRNFRNEGISVRHNPEFTMLEFYQAYASYEDLMDMTEDMMSSLVEELFGTTTITYNGHEIAFGRPWKRITMEEALKEALKEAEPFDPALLDDRGKLSGYAKHLGVEDAESLSRGKLIEAIFEELCEKKLTQPTFITRYPVEVSPLAKRNRENPDVTERFELYIAGMEIANGFNELNDPEDQKQRFMDQIKDREEGAALDEDYIMALEYGLPPTAGEGIGIDRLAMVLTDSPSIREVILFPLLRP
- a CDS encoding GNAT family N-acetyltransferase, encoding MKIIAIDRNEIGLIKPLWEKLNAHHLAASRHFKEHYAKFTFEKRMEDLKKRDRLIAYVAQDNGENIGYCVASVDALNGEIDSLFVEEAYRGKGVGEKLASSALIWLEEKRCVTKRVSIAEGNEDALKFYKRFGFAKRLTVMQMRDRAAKRKISDKLLP
- a CDS encoding ABC transporter ATP-binding protein, translated to MSDQILRTTELKKVFHKDNVEVQVLKGIDFSADTGDFITIMGPSGAGKSTFLHILGALDRATSGEVYFRDKNIREYSEDEESVFRNQKVGFIFQFYHLLQDFNVIENIMMPLLIKRVSETDAIRKAEEFLAVVGLEDRRTHKPGELSGGEQQRVAIARALVNEPELILADEPTGNLDRKTGHEVLDYILSVNKRLSSTLILVTHDPEIGAFGAKRYRMVDGELSLA
- a CDS encoding lipoprotein-releasing ABC transporter permease subunit; this encodes MDFETTIGLRYLRSKRKEAFISFTTWIAVVGIAIGVTALIIVIAVMTGFQDEIRERILGINPHILVLNLNGEIREPQRIVEQIKSVKGVSHAFPFITFQAMAESNRQLAGVAVKGLNPADVKFLGSMVKEGSIEALGVKSDVLIGKELAKSLGLFRGDSLTLMVPLGGYSPMGAMPETVRVRVGGIFETGMYDVDNTLVIMSLSDVESIMGIGATGIEVKLDDVYKADEARREILKRVGSQYFARTWVEMNRNLFSALKLEKLMMYIILALIILVASFNIISSLIMTVMEKKKDIAILKSIGTKKQSIMKIFMVEGITIGVIGAVMGSLGGYVGCLIIKYTNLFKLPQDIYYITKLPAKIGVFDILFIALITAVICVLATIYPSYKASKIDPVETLRYE